Genomic window (Candidatus Poribacteria bacterium):
CGAGTATTCGGGTAAGGTTATTTCGATCTGTTGTATCAATTCTTAATGTACTCCAAGTTTGCTGATTAATCTGGATGTATTATAACACAATTTGTGAAAACTGAAAAGTTGAACGGTTTTGCTGCAGTGTCATTCGACTTTGCCATAAGAGCAACCGATCTTTGGATCTCGTTATACCTGTTACCATAGGCGCGATTCTTTCTGACCGCTATGTGTTCGCCATGACTCCAAATTGTAGCCTGCAACAATACGCAGAAACACCCAAGCAAAAACACGCAGGCGGATATACGGGGAGTGGCGTTATTTACCCAATTGACCTAACCGAACCGCAAGGAATAATTAAAAATGGACATTATCTGTGCTTCTATCTGTTACCGCGGCTACGCCGAAGATGAGGTCGCCGCAACTTTGGAATACGCACCCCAAATCGGCTACCGATTGATGGAGATTCATGGACCGCTGATCTGGAGTGTTGACGCCGCCCACGCGCTTGACATAAGTGCTATGAAGGCAAAGGTCGACGCATCCGGCATGAAGTGTGCAGGACTCTATCCGCCCGGATGGGGTGGCCAAGACACTGCCGATGTTGACGTACGCGCAGGCGCAATCGCGAGATGTATTGAAGTCGCCGAAGGACTCGGTGCGACACACCTGACGACAAGCGGGGCACAACCGAGGACAGAACCCGGTGCCTTGGACAGGGTCACCACCTGTGTCCGAGAGGTCTTGCAGCGGATGCCCGCAGAGAGTCAAATCAAGTTGACGCTTGAACCCCACCACGGGAACGTGCTTGAACAACCCGAGGATTTCCAGACGATTTTAGACGCTATTCCCGACGAACGGGTGGGCGTCTGTATAGATACAGGACATTTCCACGCGTCGGGTGTCGATACACTTGCGGCAATTCGTCAATTCGGTTCCCGTATCTATGCGGTACACCTCAAGGACCATCTCGGTACGGTATCTGTTGGTATTGGGCGCGGTGAACTCAACCTCAAACAGATTATCGAAACGCTCCAAGAGGTCGGCTACCAAGGCGATCTGACGTTGGAGTTGGAAGTGGAAGATCCCGAGAATCTACCACGCTATACCGAAGAAGCCTATTTCTATCTCAGTGGAATGCTCGGTTTACCGCTATAACTCCCACGTTTTAATGAAGTCTGCGACACCGAAATTGGCGGGCATTTCATTGAAATAGTAATGCATCGGACCGGATTGAAAACCGGGTAGATACAGCTCCTCATCGGTTTTGAGGAGTCCGTCAAGCGGCTTAAACCTGTCCCATACCGTCCCTGCTTCCTCTTTCGTGAAGCGTTCAGCGAAGGGCGGTCCCCAATTGAGAGTAATCGCGTGGAAACCCTTGCCCCGATTCCGAAGCTCGTCCGGGATTTCTGGGAGTTCGTAACCGTGTTCGAGTGCCACGAAACAGGCGGCTTTGCACAAAAAGACGGTTGACAGCATCTTCCCCTTTTCACCTCTGCTCGGATGTAGATTTTCGAGTGCAGCGTGATAGGCAGCGGCATCCTTTTCTATGGCAGCGCGGAGTGCATCTTCACACCATATCTGCATTTGATTACTGCGTTTATTCCACCGATCGAACCTCTCTCGGACTTCTGGGGACAAATAATCTATGTAGTCGAGTGCTTGATAGTGCGTGTAATTTGCAAACCCGCCGTGAATCGTGCGGCGCATCTTCCGACTGTAGTTGCTGCCCCAATGTAAGATCGGTAAGATGTAAACGACCCCGTCGCCCGCATTGAGATGTGTCTGAACGGCGCCGGGTAACGGGACCCGAGGATCTGCCAACAACCGCTCGTTTTCCGTCTCAGTGTTCACCCGCAGATGACTGCCGGGGATTACCCACAGCACGTTATCGTCGTAGAGCGAGAGATTCCACTGAACGTAGCGCGGTCCCGTCTCCACAATATCGTCGATATAGCCCTGTAATGGGGCGGTATCAATAGGGTGATGGTCGCGATGCCAGGCGGCGGGTCCGCAGTCTTTGACAGGACTGCACATGAGCATCATCTCAGTAACGCCTGCGTCCGCCTCACCGACCAGTTCACTGCTGACACCTTGCGTGTTTTCGTGTGCCCAGATTTCGACGGCACTTGCTGTTTTTTCATCGACAAGCCCTGCGAGTGGCTCCCGTCCGAGTTGTAGACGCGGTTGTGGAGAAGTCTCCCATACGCCGCCTGGGGGTTCGTTCGGTCCGCGTTCTCGTGCCCAGATGTCTCGCTGCCGCGATACCATTAATTCATAACTTTCCCGAAGAGCGTCTAGTTCTTCCGGTGGAATCACTTCTCGGAGAACAAGATACCCTTCTTCCATGAATTGATCCCGATTCACTTGCATAATTGTCTCCATCGGTGAAGGCTTCCTGTAAGAGCGAGTTATGCTCACGATTCTTAACCAAAAACGCAGCCTGCAACAACGGCGCAGGGTGTTTTTGCTTGGGTATTTCTGCGTATTGCTGGGGTGTTTCTTCAGATATACGGAAAGGCACGTTGTCCTTCAAAACCCACCTGACCGAACCGCAAGGTAAACTATAAAATTAGCCGCGCCCGACATAGAGTTGACCGATCGGCAGCACTGTTGCCTCCAGCATATTGATATTCGGTGGAAGTGTCGCCATCAGGACAGCGGCTTGTGCAAGATCGTCAACGTCCATCATCGGTTCCATAGGTGCCTGTGGACGATTTTGGTGCCGTTCTACATACGTGTTGCCGGGTTGCAAACAACTTGCTGTGATACCAAACGGTCTACCTTCAAGTGCCGTCACCTGTGTCAAGCCAAAAATCCCGAATTTGCTGGCACTGTAAGGGGCTGTTCGAGGACGGACCCGATGCGCAGAGATACTCCCGACGTTGATGATACGCCCGCCTTCACCTTGCGCTTTCATAATCGCAAATGCCTCGCGTGTGCAGATAAACGGCGCACGGAGATTCACATTGATAACCCAATCCCAATCCTCCGTGGCGAGTTCACCGATCGGACCGCCATTGAATGCCCCTGCGTTATTGACGAGGATGTCCAAACGACCATATTCGTCCATCGACTTTTCAAAGAGTGCTTTGATCTGTGCCTCGTCCGTTACGTCCGTCGGGACAGTCAACACTTTTGTCCCGTTTGCACGGAATTCGTTGGCGGTTTCTTCAAGGAGGTCCGCATCCCGTGCGGCGATTGTGAGTGTCGCCCCCTCTGCCGCAAGCCCTCTCGCAATACCTCTTCCGATGCCTCGGTTTCCACCCGTTACGATCGCAAATTTTCCATCTAATTGTCCCATTATTAATTCTCCTTTTCCTTGCTGTTTGATGAAAATAGTTCTGTCAATAGAGATTCTGTTCTGATAGCTTGCACCGTTTCACCCGCGAGTCGCATCGCCGAGATATGTGCGTGCAGAAACGCCAAATCTCCAGCCGTATCTATATCATACCACGGCGGTAGGAGCCCTAAAGTTGCCTTTAGCGATCGAATGCGTGCCACTGTTTGCTGAAAAACATCTGCCGTGCTCCACGCGATGTGCTCAAATATATGCGGGACTGTTGTTTTCAAGGTATCGGCAGAAAAACCGATGAGATAATAACCACCGTCTGTACTCGGTCCAATAGCGACATCCCGTGAGTCGAGCAGTGTAAGTGCTTGTGATATGTATGAAGTCGGTAGTGTCGGGCTGTCAGATCCGACGAGCAAAATCTTTGTATATCCGTGTTCCGCTGCCCACTGTGTTGCTGCGGCGAGTCGTTCTCCGAGGTCAGCACCTATTTGTGGGATGTAGATCGCATCGTCTCCAAGTAACGCTTGTAAATCCGATTGTGCCTCCGCCGGTGTATAGGCAATGATTCGGTCCACATCGGGAAATTTAGCGAGTGTCTCGCACCCGTCTGTGAGAAACGCCGTATACAGTGTCGCCGCTTGTTCCGGTGAGAGGGATGGAACGAGTCGCGTCTTGACCTGGTTGGGCACTGGATTCTTAGCGAAAACAGTGACACAGACTTTCACCGATAAAATTCCTTTTTTTCCTGACGCCGTTCCTATAGCGAATAGAACGGACACGCTGCGTTTACAGATGAAGTGCTTGACGTAAACGCGCCCAGAAACTCCCTGCGTTCTGCTTTTGCGGTGGGTTTTCGCGCTTCTCTCGGAATTCAAGGTAGTGATCTAACACATTTTCAAATGCCTCTTGTAGTTCCGCGTCAGTGTTCCCGTGGAAAGAGACGATGTCATCACCAATATTGACAACATGACCAACGAAGAGATAATCTTCGTCACTATAGATAATTTCGGCGGTATAGCCCCTATATGTCAGTGTTTTCATAGTGTTATTCCTGCCCGTTTTAAAAAATCGCGTATGTCGCGCACTTGATATCGATTTATCTCTTTTCGCGGATGAGGTCGGTGAAGCGTAGTCGTTTTCCTATTTAATTCAAAAGTTACGGAGGAACCGCTTTTCTCGTCTTTTAGTGCCCCGAGTGCTTTGAAAAGGGCTTCAATCCGCCGCCATTGCAGCGTTGCCGGAACTTCCTTACTGAAGATGGCTTCCAATGTCCTTCGGTGCTTTTTGTTGAGACGGATATTCATACGTTAACCGCGGGTATGCTTTGACTCTTAACTCTACCATATACAGGGTGAGGTGTCAACTTAAAAATTCGGTTCACCTACACTCCCTAATACCAGACCCGATACACCGGTATCCCAAAGATGGCACCCACCAAACTCCAAAACGTTCCGATCAGAAAGTCCCCCAGAATCACGCCGACGAAGAATGGGGCAGCCTTCCGATAGATACGTAACCCCCCGAATTTGAGCAGGACCGCCTTGATGATCCAACCGACACAGATCGCGCTCCAGACCCAAACCATTCCTGCGGATAAACCGAGGGCGTAGCCCGTTGGATGGAAAGGGAACCAGATAAACTGTCTCCTCAGGAACATGAGTCCCAATGTGAACAGTGAGGCGAACGCCGTGAAACTCAATCCTGTGCTATCTATAGTGTGGGATTGTTGTAACCACGGGAGTAGCATACGTTCAAAAGTTTCGATACCGATACCGATAATGTACCCCTCGGTTCGTACCGCACCGTGTTGGTAGATGAGATGCAAGTACGCCCAGAAAGAGGCAGGAATCGCAATCAATAGGGCGACGATCATCGTGATTGCCATCTTTCTCTGCGAAACCGGTGCGCGTTCCGCTATTTTAAAACCTTCTAACTGACTCGGCATTGGGTGTGAGACGTTGTCACGAACATACGGATATAAGAAAGAGAACAGTGTCAAATTCGCCGCGCCGGTGCGTCGTGTGCCTAATACCGATACGATCATCAGGGGTGGATGCGTCCAAATGACTTCATGATACGGCACACCGACGGCTGCCCTCGCATACGTTATGGCGATGGACATCAGGAAATAGAGGCATAGAAAGGCGAGGAGAATTCCAACCGACATGCCAGCCTGCTGAAAAATGATAACGAGAATTGCCGTGCCTACCAAGATGCCGAGGATTGCGGTGCGATAGTGAAACGGTTCGTTATTGGAGGCTATAGTGCCGTTTCCAGAAGGCTTCAAAGCCAGAGTACATACGGTTTTAAGGTGCTTGCGACTCGTCCACAGGATGAGAATCCCAAGCGTCAACCACGCCCCGATCCCCTGTTGATTGTAATACGGGAACCCTTGCAGCGATTTCCAGCCGCCGATGCTCCCTACAATCAGCTGAAATTTTGTAAACAGAAAAAAGAACCAGACCGAGAACGAGAGTTCCAGCGGAACGAAGAAGGTCAATGCGATGACCCACGGATAAAAGAAGAGCGGTAACCATCCAATAGCGTTCCAAGGTTTCGTGGTAAAGATTTTCGCCCCGAAATCGGGTATTTTAAGTGGCACACCCGGCACAAACGGATAGAGAAAGTGGAGTCCGTTGAGGAGTTCTATCACCGCACAGATACTAAACCCAAGCCACAGCAATCTTCTTGAAAAAAAGCGTGGCGTGGTCATCTCTATAGGGAGTTGTGCGATCGGATAACTCAGGCGTTCCCGTTCGCTCCATTGCAACCGCTGGATGCTGTTAAAACACAGTAAAATAAAGAAGAGAACGAATGTGACAAACGACCAAAGCAGCACAGGCCCCATCCATGCGAACAGGTGTCTCGGTGTGTAGAGGGTCGAGTTCCCTTCAAAGAAACCCGTGAGCGCCCCTTTATCTTGAACTGTGAACCACGGCGGGATATACCGATGGAAAAGCGTGGCGTATTCGTTTTCAAAAGTAGCGAACCAGTACGGATGCGCGAGGATGCCGAGAATGAAGTCCATCGGGTTGTGTCCGGAGACGACACACAGCATTACCAGCATCTGGTAGACCAAGAGGAGTTGGGCGCGGCTCAAAGCGAGTTGTGGGCGGATCCGCTTCAGCAGCGTATTGATTAACAGGAGAAAAAAGAGGTTGACGATTGGGGTAATAAACAGGGAGGCATAAGCGGGATTCAGGGAGTGGTGGATACCGCTGACGAAGGCGATCCAGTATGCGTTGAGAAGGATCAGAGCCACACCGATGGCGAGCGGCGGCAGGAGCGAAGTTGATTCGGTTCCGGTTTGGGATTGATATCGTCTCTTTTTCACATACCAACCTTCCATGCATGGATAAAATTTCCTTGACCGAAACGGAGCTAATCCTCACAAGCATAAACGGCGACGTTATTTCTATAGATGGAATGCTTGGCGTAGACGCGACAGAAACCGCCACGCGAAGTGCTTCTGTGGAGGGTTCTCCGGTTGATTTTCGACTTTGATGTAGAGATCTACTACGTCTTCAAAGGCGACACGTAGTTCTTCGTCGGTATCTCCGTGAAAACCAACGATATCATCAATATTAACAACATGGCCAACAAAACATTCATCTTCATCACTATAGATAATTTCTGCAGTATAGCCTCTATGTGTCATTGTTTTCATGGTGTTATTCCTACCTCTTTTAAGAAATCTCGCGCATCGCGTACTTGATATCGGTTTACCTCTTTTCGGTTATGAGGTCGGTGGAAGGTGGCAGTTCTCCCTTCCAATTTAAAGTTCACAGATGATCCTCTGCCTTCTTCTTTTGTGGCACCCAGTGCCATAAAAAGAGCTTCAATCCGTCTCCATTGCAATGTCGCCGGAACTTGCGTGCTAAAAATAGCCTCTAATGTCTTTTGGTGCTTTTTATTTATAGTAGATTTTGAAAATAAGTTTACACTTCTGCCCCCGGTAGGCGAGGTTTCCTAACCTCGCCGATGCAAAAAAGTGTAAAGGTAATTACGGGTTTTACTATAAGCGTACATTCATACTGGAACCATGGGAGTACTTTGACCTTTAACTTTACCATATACCCGTTGAAGGGTCAACTTGAAAATTTCGATTTACCAAGTTCTCAGTGTGAAAGCATCGCCTTTTACAGCGGAGATGAAACGCCACTATCCTGTATCAGTTGAGATTGTGAGAAAAAAAGGTTGACCTACGCGAGGGGCCCCGAAGATACTGGAAAGGTTATTGATTTATGGTAGATTTTAGAATTACTTTGACACTCTAAAAAGGCGAGGTTAGAAACCTCGCCTACCGCGATAGGGTGGGGTTGAGGGACCCAACCCCTACGAAAACTGTTCATATATTTTTAGGATTTACCATAGAAAACAACCCGCCAGTTTTGGGAGCATTATTGCAAACTTCCACGATCCTATTTTCATTGGGACTTACGCATTGATGCGATAAATCGCATTACTACAAACAGATAGGTCTTTGAAGGATGTCCGTTTCCCAGAAGAAGCCAGGTTCGTAGTAGCGCAATTGATTGCGCCATGCGTAGGTTCTGTTCATTAAGGGAGGAAAGTCAGTTGGTGCGGGAGTAGTTCGGTTGATAGAGATCGTGATTCCTCTGTTATGAGTGCCAAGTAACGATCTTTATCTTGAAGTATCTTCTCATCGATCAATTCCTTTTTGGATAGAGCAACAAATAGAGCAGTGGCACGCGCTTGGCAATTGAGTGAGCGATTGGGATTGAAGACGATGTCTGAAAAACCTTGAAACCCTTCGAGTTTTTTTACCAAATCTGTTTCTCTCTGGGACAGTGCATTCATATATAACCAATCATAGAAAGCCGTTTTAGGTTCAGTAGGAAAGTTTTCACCACAGAAGTTAAAAGCGACTAAGGCCCCAGAATTTCGCAACCGATCATCCGTTTTCGCCTCGCGGCTAGACACAGAATACAAATCGTGATAGGGACCACCGTTTTCAAATACTTTGCTTCCCTGATAAGCACACTCAACACTCATCCTTTGATCGTTTAGTGTTTTCAATGACAGATTAAATGCACTTAAACTAACTCCTAAGTCTGAGGCAGATTTTCCCGATATTTCCAAAATTGGAGAGATTTTCTGCGATTTTTCGGCGACTTTGTGCAAAGAGGCTATAGACTTTTGCATCTGTGATTTTGCGAAACCGGGATGCCATTTGAATTCTATATCTACCGTATCAACATACGGAAATCCACTGAAATCAGGGATAAAAATAGGACGTTTTGCCATTGTTCTTAACTCCTAAAAAGGTATATCATCCTCATCAATTGAGGTGGAAAGAGGACTTTCAAAATTTTCCGATCACCATCTTGCATAATCACGTCTGGCGTTAAAGTAATGCCTCTCGGTGTAAAATCTATATTCAGAAAGTTCATTGTCGGTTTCGGTGCTGTTATGCAGCCATCGATTCTTAGCATCTACATTCCCAAAGCAGATTGCTTTGATATATTGCACTGGAATTCTGTTGAAGACAAGAACTTCTGCTTGTGGATGTGTTGGGTAATTCTTGGGTATTGATAAATCTTGATGTTTGATGTGGTAAAAATCTGCAAACATACCTTTCAATGCCTCAGGTCTTTTCCTATCTTCCAATGGAATGCTGGTAACAGCAATGTCTGCAGCATTTAGTTGGCAAAACGCGCACTCCAGTTCCCATAGCACTTTTGCATCAAGAAGTAGAACAATCCATTGGGAGTCATTAACCCCTTCAATTTTCTGTTTCTCCTGTCTAAGCTTATAGAACATTTGATAGTTTGGGAAACTGATGCTCAAGCAGTTCGCTTCTGGACACCTATCATACCTATGACAGTCATTCCACAGAAATTGTATTTCGCTCTCTTCCAAAATACGTCGTCCTTCCAAGCCGCGTTGTAGAATACTCTTTAGGTTCTCGATGCGGGTAAAATGGCAAAGTGTTGTTATTTCTCGCTCGTTGCAAATCTGCTGTATTTGGAATATGCGATTACTGTTCAAAATTACCTGCCATTTGCTGGATTTATTTCCAGACCGATCTTTTACAATTTGATGGGCATGCCCTTGGGAATGTAGAGCGATGAAAGCCTGTTCAACAATATCTATGAAATTACCATCAAAAGGAGGGGTTCCAGGGGATGATCCATACATGATTTTCATACGTTCTGCCCACTCTTGTAGAGTCAGGGAATCAGAACACTTCAACCTGAGGATTGCGTCCTGAGTCTGCTGAATCTTATCTCTGTCTCGCATTCCTGCTAAGCTCCTTCTACCATTGAAATCCTTTCGGTTTTTCTGCGAAAAATCTTTCAGTTTTCGGTTAAGAAGTATTCGTTTAATTCCGTAACAGTCTTTGCCGTTGCCGATCCCAAAAGATATTGTCCAGTTTCGACTTGGGGGTATCTGCTTTGGTATCGGGCGAGGAGACCTCTCCGCTACGACAAGTGTGCCGTAAAATTCAGAATGGATGAGGCACTATACTGGTCCTACTATACTTCATTTCCAACTGCGGGTCCGGTGGAAACTTCTCCGTATGCATTTTCCTCTGTAACTTGAGCTACAAGGTACCCTAACTTGAGACGAGGAAGTTTCACGGTGCGAGGAGTTTTGGGACACTGGTGAGGTCTGCTGTTTATCGCTTTAGCGTCTTCTTTATCCCTATATTTCTCTGGTCTTAGAGAAACATTGGGGTTCTTTAATTTTTTCTCAGATGAGATCGTTTTTTCAGTCATGATGTATCTCCTTTTTATGCTGCGTGTGGAAAAGTATACTACATTTTACGGATGAAATCAATCCGTTGTTATTTTCTGAGAATCCGCGAAATCTGTGTAATCCACGAAAATCCATGATTCAGACAATTGGCGGAATTTTCACACGCTCTACCGATCCTCAATCATCTCACGAGTGGCGGGTCTCTCCGGTGCTACCGGTTCCGGACGCTGACTCAGCCACCACGCAAACACGACGACGAGACACGCAAGCACAATGGCGCTGAGAGCCATCGGGACACCTGTTGATGCGCCGTCACTGACATCGATCTGGTGTTTCGCGGCGACCGCTGACGCCACAGCAATGACCGCTAGCACGAGATTTACCTGCCACGGGACCTGAAAAAGCACCGCAATGAGCGAAATCACGGCGACGGTGAGACTTAGTTGTGCAAGCGGATGATAAGGCGTCGCATCCGGTTCTTCAGCATCAGTGGTGCCTCTGGAGCGATGTGGGAGCGGCGGCGCACCCTCTTGGTACGTCATCTCGATGAGGCGGATGAATTCTGCGAGCAGTTTCCCGTCTTGAATCCACTCGAAAAGGTCGGGGTATTCGTGGCGAAGGAGGATCACAAACTCTTGACGCTGTGCGCTAAAGTCTGTGAACTCCTCCCAGTCGCGCTCTGGAACGATGACGTAAGGTTCAGGACCGACGCGGAGTTCGTATCCCTGTCCTGCCATATAGACGACGCTGCCGATGCCCTCGCGTTCGGCAAAAACGAGTTCTGTAGAATCGCTAGGCTCTGCTTGTTCGTTTGTGTTTTCTTGGGCGACAGTCATATCGCGTTGTTTGAGTGCTTCTGCTGCTTCTTCAGATTGCGTCGCCATTTCGTTGTCCGTGACGGCTACCCCGATACGACTTACCAGTTCCATCGCTTCCACTTCGTGTTCAGGTGCTACGAGAATCGCGGTTTGCCGTTCTTCCCTTAATTCAAAGGGGCGGCATCGGATCTGTTGCGCGCTCAAAGTGGCTTGGATGAGTTTCACTTCCCATTCATCGTTGGTACGGTGGATTTCTATCCAGTCGTGGGTATCTCCGATCGCTTCACCAAAGAGTTGGGAGACTTGCCGCACTTGTCCTTGGCTGGCTTGGGCACCTTGCGGTGGACTCACCGTTTTTTCTTTCATGATAAATAACTCCTATGAAGATTTGTGCAAAATCCCTTCCTTTCCTATCAGAATCGGACAATTGGAAGGTTCTTGGTTGGAAGATTGGAAGACTGGAAGGTTGGTCACCCATTCTTCCCTCCTTCTTCCATCCTTCCGTCAGGCAATATCCGTTTTGTGCGTACGTCCTTGCACTGCTAACAGTTCGGTGTAAACGTCCTCCGTCAATGCCGTGTTCTTTTCACTACTGAACAACTGCGCAGCGCGATTGCAGGCGGCTTTTCCCATTGCTTTCAAGCGTTCTGGATCGGTCGCGAGTGTCGCGATAGCGTCCGCAATCGCCGATACATCTTCAGGTGGCACTAAAATCCCTGTTTCGGGAGTGACGAGTTCTTTGCTTCCGCCGAGCGGCGTAGCGATGACCGGTGTGCCGACCGCCATCGCCTCAATGATGGTGCGTGGGCACGCCTCTGGGATAATGGACGGTACCAACATAATGTCGAGCAGACTTGTGACCACCCGCGTATCCGACAAAAATCCAGTAAAGATGACCGAATCTTCAACGCCTAAATCTGTGACCGTCTGTTTGAGTTCGTTCATATAGTCGACATCTTTTTCAAAGTAGGGACCCCCGACGATAAGAAGTTTGATGTCTGCGCTAGTGATTGAGGAACGTCCTTTGAGTTCCGCGAGGGCTCTGACTAAAAAGTGGATACCTTTCTCCGGCGTAATCCGAGTCACAACGCCGGTGAGTATGGAGGTGTCGGATGCATCGGAAAGCAGTTCTGTGCGGAGGGTCTCCACCTCTTCTGGGGATGCGTGAAAGGCGTCTAAATCGACACCGTTATAGATTAACGTCTGCTTTGCCGTAGAGGCGAAATTCCAGCGAGTTGCCTCCGAAACCAGAATCACGCGGTGCAAAAGTCTTTCGCAAATCCGATCCAAAATGCCGTAGGAGGTCGCATACCGTTTGTGCATCAGGATGGGGATGCGGTTTATCCTTGCAACGATGCCGCCGAGCAGTGCTACCGAAAGCGAGTTTGCGTGAATGAGGTCGATCGCATACCGTTTTACCATTCGATGGAGTTGCAGGATAACGCCAAGTTGCTGAAAGTCTTCCAGGAGATCGCCGAGGGTAAATCGCCGGACCTTGTCGGTCTTGTTGTGCGCCGCGGGTAGAGACAGCGGGACGATACTTGCTTCTGTCTTTTCTGCTTCCGCTGCGAAAGGGCTATCACCAAGGCATCCGACGAAAGGCGTAAACCGGCCTTTATCCAATAGATTGAGCAGGAGCAAGAGGCTGCGTTGACCACCGCCAATGCCCGAACCACTATCGAGATATAGGATGTTGGATTTCGATGTGTCGGATGTTTTCATCTTCAAGGTTTTGTGATATTGGCTCACGGACTTCACCGCTGTATGAGGCGTTTGTGTTTGCAAGTGTTATGTGTATCTTTATGCAGGTATCGGGTAGTAAATCTGCCATTCGTTCAGCCCACTCGACGATACAAATTCCATCGCCTTCTACATATTCGCTGAGTCCGAGTTCGGCAATCTCCGCGCTGTTTTCGAGCCGGTACAGATCGATATGATAGATCGGGATGGTCCCATTGTATTCGTTAATCAGGATATAAGATGGGCTGTTGACGACCGCATCTGGCGCGATGCCGACACCGCGCGCAATACCTTGTGTCAAACAGGTTTTGCCGGTACCGAGGTCGCCGACGAGCGCGATAACATCGCCCTGCTTGAGCGTCCTGCCCAGTTTTTCGCCGAGGATTTGCGTTTCCTCTGGGCTTTCTGTTTTAAA
Coding sequences:
- a CDS encoding phytanoyl-CoA dioxygenase family protein, producing the protein METIMQVNRDQFMEEGYLVLREVIPPEELDALRESYELMVSRQRDIWARERGPNEPPGGVWETSPQPRLQLGREPLAGLVDEKTASAVEIWAHENTQGVSSELVGEADAGVTEMMLMCSPVKDCGPAAWHRDHHPIDTAPLQGYIDDIVETGPRYVQWNLSLYDDNVLWVIPGSHLRVNTETENERLLADPRVPLPGAVQTHLNAGDGVVYILPILHWGSNYSRKMRRTIHGGFANYTHYQALDYIDYLSPEVRERFDRWNKRSNQMQIWCEDALRAAIEKDAAAYHAALENLHPSRGEKGKMLSTVFLCKAACFVALEHGYELPEIPDELRNRGKGFHAITLNWGPPFAERFTKEEAGTVWDRFKPLDGLLKTDEELYLPGFQSGPMHYYFNEMPANFGVADFIKTWEL
- a CDS encoding SDR family oxidoreductase, with translation MGQLDGKFAIVTGGNRGIGRGIARGLAAEGATLTIAARDADLLEETANEFRANGTKVLTVPTDVTDEAQIKALFEKSMDEYGRLDILVNNAGAFNGGPIGELATEDWDWVINVNLRAPFICTREAFAIMKAQGEGGRIINVGSISAHRVRPRTAPYSASKFGIFGLTQVTALEGRPFGITASCLQPGNTYVERHQNRPQAPMEPMMDVDDLAQAAVLMATLPPNINMLEATVLPIGQLYVGRG
- a CDS encoding DUF4433 domain-containing protein — translated: MRDRDKIQQTQDAILRLKCSDSLTLQEWAERMKIMYGSSPGTPPFDGNFIDIVEQAFIALHSQGHAHQIVKDRSGNKSSKWQVILNSNRIFQIQQICNEREITTLCHFTRIENLKSILQRGLEGRRILEESEIQFLWNDCHRYDRCPEANCLSISFPNYQMFYKLRQEKQKIEGVNDSQWIVLLLDAKVLWELECAFCQLNAADIAVTSIPLEDRKRPEALKGMFADFYHIKHQDLSIPKNYPTHPQAEVLVFNRIPVQYIKAICFGNVDAKNRWLHNSTETDNELSEYRFYTERHYFNARRDYARW
- a CDS encoding toxin-antitoxin system HicB family antitoxin, whose protein sequence is MKTLTYRGYTAEIIYSDEDYLFVGHVVNIGDDIVSFHGNTDAELQEAFENVLDHYLEFREKRENPPQKQNAGSFWARLRQALHL
- a CDS encoding type II toxin-antitoxin system HicA family toxin — translated: MNKKHQKTLEAIFSTQVPATLQWRRIEALFMALGATKEEGRGSSVNFKLEGRTATFHRPHNRKEVNRYQVRDARDFLKEVGITP
- a CDS encoding glycosyltransferase family 4 protein is translated as MKTSDTSKSNILYLDSGSGIGGGQRSLLLLLNLLDKGRFTPFVGCLGDSPFAAEAEKTEASIVPLSLPAAHNKTDKVRRFTLGDLLEDFQQLGVILQLHRMVKRYAIDLIHANSLSVALLGGIVARINRIPILMHKRYATSYGILDRICERLLHRVILVSEATRWNFASTAKQTLIYNGVDLDAFHASPEEVETLRTELLSDASDTSILTGVVTRITPEKGIHFLVRALAELKGRSSITSADIKLLIVGGPYFEKDVDYMNELKQTVTDLGVEDSVIFTGFLSDTRVVTSLLDIMLVPSIIPEACPRTIIEAMAVGTPVIATPLGGSKELVTPETGILVPPEDVSAIADAIATLATDPERLKAMGKAACNRAAQLFSSEKNTALTEDVYTELLAVQGRTHKTDIA
- a CDS encoding sugar phosphate isomerase/epimerase gives rise to the protein MDIICASICYRGYAEDEVAATLEYAPQIGYRLMEIHGPLIWSVDAAHALDISAMKAKVDASGMKCAGLYPPGWGGQDTADVDVRAGAIARCIEVAEGLGATHLTTSGAQPRTEPGALDRVTTCVREVLQRMPAESQIKLTLEPHHGNVLEQPEDFQTILDAIPDERVGVCIDTGHFHASGVDTLAAIRQFGSRIYAVHLKDHLGTVSVGIGRGELNLKQIIETLQEVGYQGDLTLELEVEDPENLPRYTEEAYFYLSGMLGLPL
- a CDS encoding toxin-antitoxin system HicB family antitoxin, producing the protein MKTMTHRGYTAEIIYSDEDECFVGHVVNIDDIVGFHGDTDEELRVAFEDVVDLYIKVENQPENPPQKHFAWRFLSRLRQAFHL
- a CDS encoding type II toxin-antitoxin system HicA family toxin, with the protein product MNIRLNKKHRRTLEAIFSKEVPATLQWRRIEALFKALGALKDEKSGSSVTFELNRKTTTLHRPHPRKEINRYQVRDIRDFLKRAGITL
- a CDS encoding glycosyltransferase codes for the protein MTTLNSERSAKTHRKSRTQGVSGRVYVKHFICKRSVSVLFAIGTASGKKGILSVKVCVTVFAKNPVPNQVKTRLVPSLSPEQAATLYTAFLTDGCETLAKFPDVDRIIAYTPAEAQSDLQALLGDDAIYIPQIGADLGERLAAATQWAAEHGYTKILLVGSDSPTLPTSYISQALTLLDSRDVAIGPSTDGGYYLIGFSADTLKTTVPHIFEHIAWSTADVFQQTVARIRSLKATLGLLPPWYDIDTAGDLAFLHAHISAMRLAGETVQAIRTESLLTELFSSNSKEKEN